In Leucobacter sp. CX169, a single genomic region encodes these proteins:
- a CDS encoding TetR/AcrR family transcriptional regulator — protein sequence MPLPPSKLELQREQRKIETRARILAASDTLFTTRGYEHTSVDDIAEAAGIAKRTVYLHFASKAAILLAYFDDWLDAFTDLFLLRPVDEPVLESTRVTTLSMAQNGWIDAAESQGEVNPFVEHLVAGSPEIAGHVFQSWIRAQGRIAEDYARRIAVPVNSPLPAARALSVFLVWHSSVLAARDPALTEHARSGAFGMDVFAVIARGEI from the coding sequence ATGCCACTCCCCCCGAGCAAGCTCGAGCTCCAGCGTGAGCAGCGCAAGATCGAAACGCGCGCCCGAATTCTCGCCGCTTCGGACACGCTCTTCACCACACGAGGCTATGAGCACACGTCGGTCGACGACATCGCGGAGGCGGCGGGAATCGCGAAACGGACCGTCTACCTGCATTTCGCCTCAAAGGCAGCGATCCTGCTGGCGTACTTCGACGACTGGCTCGATGCCTTCACGGATCTCTTTCTCCTGCGTCCCGTGGACGAACCCGTCCTCGAGAGCACGCGGGTGACGACGCTCAGCATGGCGCAGAACGGCTGGATCGATGCCGCGGAGAGCCAGGGCGAGGTGAACCCCTTCGTCGAGCACCTCGTGGCGGGCTCGCCCGAGATCGCCGGCCACGTGTTTCAGAGCTGGATCCGCGCGCAGGGCCGAATCGCTGAGGACTACGCGCGGCGCATTGCCGTGCCGGTAAATTCACCCCTGCCCGCCGCGCGAGCGCTCTCCGTATTTCTCGTCTGGCACTCCTCGGTGCTCGCGGCACGCGACCCGGCCCTCACTGAGCATGCCCGCTCCGGCGCTTTCGGAATGGATGTCTTCGCTGTCATTGCCCGCGGCGAGATCTGA
- a CDS encoding isochorismate synthase MenF, whose product MTSEPLFPRLRAVTRPLSEIPDLLALADPAAPLAWIRGDRGCVGIGEALRLSFTGPDRFARAADAWREVAKQATIDDPVQLPGSGLVALGTFAFADDSAAESVLIVPRVLVAQHRGTAWVTLVSDTAEEAAAPRVPADIPAGSWPGAAVDPAPGSEDDFRAAVVEATARIARGEAEKIVLSRQLHGAVAADADLRVPIRRLAERYLDCWTFAIDGLVGASPETLIRSTGGAVSARVLAGTRPRGADAITDAHSRDALLTSDKDQHEHAFAIDSVVAALEPHVRELHASEQPFALELPNVWHLATDLGARLADDATSIELAGALHPTAAIAGTPTPVAVAAIGEIETFDRGRYSGAVGWTDAAGDGEWVIALRCAQFGPASSGARHVTASAGGGIVAGSDPDRELAETVSKFRPVVEAFAPPAHPAS is encoded by the coding sequence GTGACGAGCGAGCCCCTTTTCCCGCGACTGCGCGCCGTCACGCGACCCCTCAGCGAGATTCCCGACCTCCTCGCCCTGGCGGACCCTGCGGCACCGCTCGCCTGGATCCGGGGCGACCGCGGCTGCGTGGGCATCGGCGAGGCCCTGCGCCTGAGCTTCACCGGGCCCGACCGATTCGCGCGCGCGGCGGACGCCTGGCGCGAAGTCGCAAAGCAGGCGACCATCGACGACCCGGTGCAGCTTCCCGGCTCGGGGCTCGTCGCCCTCGGCACGTTCGCGTTCGCCGACGACAGCGCGGCCGAGAGCGTCCTGATCGTCCCGCGCGTGCTCGTCGCGCAGCACCGCGGAACCGCCTGGGTGACGCTCGTGAGCGATACGGCAGAGGAGGCCGCGGCTCCCCGCGTTCCTGCAGACATTCCGGCAGGATCCTGGCCCGGCGCCGCGGTGGACCCCGCCCCGGGCAGCGAAGACGACTTCCGCGCGGCCGTCGTGGAGGCGACCGCTCGCATCGCCCGCGGCGAGGCCGAGAAGATCGTATTATCGCGCCAGTTGCACGGCGCGGTCGCCGCAGACGCAGACCTGCGCGTGCCCATTCGCCGACTCGCCGAGCGCTACCTCGACTGCTGGACGTTCGCGATCGACGGGCTCGTGGGCGCGAGCCCCGAGACGCTCATTCGCTCGACGGGAGGCGCCGTGTCCGCTCGCGTACTCGCGGGCACTCGCCCGCGCGGGGCTGACGCGATCACCGATGCGCACTCGCGGGATGCCCTCCTCACGAGCGATAAGGATCAGCACGAGCACGCATTCGCGATCGACAGCGTCGTCGCTGCCCTCGAACCGCACGTCCGCGAGCTGCACGCCAGCGAACAGCCGTTCGCGCTCGAGCTGCCGAATGTCTGGCATCTCGCCACCGACCTGGGCGCCCGCCTAGCCGACGACGCCACCTCGATCGAGCTTGCGGGAGCGCTGCATCCGACCGCCGCAATCGCCGGCACCCCGACCCCGGTCGCGGTCGCCGCGATCGGGGAAATCGAGACGTTCGATCGTGGCCGCTACTCGGGCGCCGTCGGCTGGACGGACGCCGCGGGCGACGGCGAGTGGGTGATCGCGCTGCGCTGCGCGCAATTCGGGCCGGCGTCCTCCGGGGCTCGGCACGTCACCGCCTCGGCGGGAGGGGGCATCGTGGCCGGCTCGGATCCTGACCGCGAGCTCGCCGAGACCGTGTCAAAGTTTCGCCCCGTAGTTGAGGCGTTCGCCCCGCCAGCGCACCCCGCGTCGTAA
- a CDS encoding MFS transporter, whose product MREQLSLPEARRVAVAALVGTAMEWYDYYLFGLAAALVFNRLFFTELDPWAASLAAFATFGIGFVARPLGAVIFGSLGDRIGRKPTLILSVVLIGIATALIGVLPDFFAIGIAAPILLVVLRLVQGVAVGGEWSGAMTIAIEHAPREHRNRLAALVQLSSPIATLLSSGAFTIVLLLPPASFDAWGWRVPFLLAIPFLLVAVFLRRRIEESPSFRGLVAEGKRVRVPMLAVLRRTPGRLGVAILVSLLGVGGFYFMNTFLVNFGANERGIDRQLMVNATLVAAVVQAGVTLLAGRLGERFGPGRVTAWGGIATALVAFPVFWLMDQRSGVGAFLAVSLGLSAVILAYGVAGPALTLLFPTELRYSGVSLGYNLAAVVGGFLPLAAQASLGWSGGASWGPAALFALFGLATATGGVLAHRLIRAAS is encoded by the coding sequence ATGCGTGAGCAACTCAGCCTTCCCGAGGCCCGCCGTGTCGCGGTCGCCGCCCTCGTCGGCACCGCGATGGAGTGGTACGACTACTACCTCTTCGGGCTTGCCGCCGCGCTCGTGTTCAATCGGCTGTTCTTCACGGAGCTCGACCCGTGGGCCGCGTCGCTGGCCGCCTTTGCCACGTTCGGCATCGGTTTCGTCGCGCGCCCGCTCGGCGCGGTGATCTTCGGGTCCCTCGGCGACCGGATCGGCCGCAAGCCCACGCTGATTCTGAGCGTGGTGCTCATCGGCATTGCGACCGCGCTGATCGGCGTGCTTCCCGACTTCTTCGCGATCGGTATCGCCGCGCCGATCCTGCTCGTGGTTCTGCGCCTTGTGCAGGGGGTGGCCGTCGGCGGCGAGTGGAGCGGCGCGATGACCATCGCGATCGAGCACGCGCCGAGGGAGCACCGCAACCGGCTCGCCGCCCTGGTGCAGCTCTCCTCGCCGATCGCGACCCTGCTCTCGAGCGGCGCGTTCACGATCGTCCTGCTGCTGCCCCCCGCGTCGTTTGACGCCTGGGGCTGGCGCGTACCGTTCCTGCTCGCGATCCCGTTCCTGCTCGTCGCGGTCTTCCTGCGGCGCAGGATCGAGGAGTCGCCATCGTTTAGGGGCCTCGTCGCCGAGGGCAAGCGCGTCCGCGTGCCGATGCTCGCGGTGCTGCGCCGCACCCCTGGCCGGCTCGGTGTCGCGATCCTGGTGTCCCTGCTCGGCGTCGGCGGGTTCTACTTCATGAACACCTTCCTCGTGAACTTCGGCGCGAACGAGCGCGGCATCGACCGCCAACTCATGGTCAACGCGACGCTGGTGGCCGCTGTCGTCCAAGCGGGCGTCACGCTGCTTGCGGGGCGACTCGGCGAGCGCTTTGGCCCCGGCCGAGTGACGGCCTGGGGCGGCATCGCCACGGCCCTCGTCGCCTTCCCGGTGTTCTGGCTCATGGACCAGCGTTCCGGTGTCGGAGCGTTTCTTGCGGTTAGCCTCGGCCTCTCCGCGGTGATCCTGGCCTATGGCGTCGCGGGCCCGGCGCTGACCCTGCTCTTCCCGACGGAGCTGCGCTACTCGGGCGTGAGCCTCGGCTACAACCTGGCCGCCGTGGTGGGCGGGTTCCTGCCGCTCGCAGCACAGGCCTCGCTCGGCTGGTCGGGCGGCGCCTCGTGGGGACCGGCGGCGCTGTTCGCGCTCTTTGGCCTTGCCACCGCGACCGGTGGAGTGCTCGCGCACCGCCTCATTCGTGCGGCGTCATGA
- a CDS encoding class I SAM-dependent methyltransferase, producing MAGVTRPDAVTKSSSDVSAMFDEIPHRYDLMNDVLTVGITRLWRIATVRAVAPRKGMRILDLAAGTGTSSAALAEQGAHVVAADFSNGMLDEGRKRQAGNTRIEFVWADATELPFEDNSFDAATISFGLRNVDRPQVALAEMLRVTKPGGRVVICEFSTPAAAIRAPYTWYSRQVLPRVAGLVTGSKQAYEYLNETIEQWPDQPTLARWMREAGFERVAYRNLTAGIAALHRGFVPAKAAAAPAHEEQASAKPEAKPEAKPAAAKKSAKPAAAKSVPAKQAEKKPAAKAPAKPAAKPTAKPAAKPAAQPATKAKDNG from the coding sequence ATGGCAGGCGTGACTCGACCCGATGCCGTAACGAAGTCGTCGAGCGATGTCTCGGCGATGTTCGACGAGATTCCGCACCGCTACGACCTAATGAATGATGTGCTGACCGTCGGGATCACCCGGCTGTGGCGTATTGCGACCGTTCGCGCGGTCGCCCCACGCAAGGGAATGCGCATCCTCGACCTTGCCGCGGGCACAGGCACCTCGAGTGCCGCGCTGGCCGAACAGGGCGCGCACGTCGTCGCCGCCGACTTCTCGAACGGCATGCTCGACGAGGGGCGCAAGCGCCAGGCGGGCAACACGCGCATCGAGTTCGTGTGGGCCGATGCAACCGAGCTTCCCTTCGAAGACAACAGCTTCGATGCCGCCACGATCTCGTTCGGGCTGCGCAACGTCGACCGGCCGCAGGTCGCGCTCGCCGAGATGCTGCGCGTGACGAAGCCGGGCGGACGCGTCGTGATCTGCGAGTTCTCGACGCCCGCGGCGGCCATTCGTGCGCCCTACACCTGGTACTCGCGTCAGGTGCTGCCGCGCGTCGCCGGCCTCGTGACCGGGTCGAAGCAGGCCTACGAGTACCTCAACGAGACGATCGAGCAGTGGCCGGATCAGCCCACGCTCGCGCGTTGGATGCGCGAAGCGGGCTTCGAGCGCGTGGCCTACCGGAACCTGACCGCCGGTATTGCCGCCCTGCACCGGGGATTCGTGCCCGCCAAGGCCGCCGCCGCCCCCGCGCACGAGGAGCAGGCGTCGGCCAAGCCCGAGGCCAAGCCCGAGGCCAAGCCCGCGGCCGCCAAGAAGTCGGCGAAGCCCGCTGCGGCGAAGTCTGTTCCGGCGAAGCAGGCCGAGAAGAAGCCCGCCGCTAAGGCTCCCGCCAAGCCCGCCGCCAAGCCCACGGCGAAGCCCGCCGCCAAGCCCGCGGCACAGCCAGCCACGAAGGCAAAGGACAACGGATGA
- a CDS encoding polyprenyl synthetase family protein, with product MIRPLAEDTATQALPLRLFQDVQDKRHAKRLQDELELVESGLAEQLSFASPIADAPGRYLMEAGGKRIRPLLTLLTSELGEGPNELVRRAAQAIEMTHLASLYHDDVMDDAKLRRGVPAAQAVWGNNVAILAGDLLFARASTLVSGMGEEAILLQARTFERLCLGQLHETVGPQEGDDAIAHYIQVLADKTGALIATAARMGVMFSGAPAEYADPVTEYGEKIGVAFQLVDDVIDLSPQAERTGKRAGTDLRAGVATLPILLLRERAPQDPEAAALLARIDAGLAQIEAGADTSVLDPEVIALREHAVTQETADTARQWAADAVAALAPLPRSAVTRALARMADSIVEREG from the coding sequence ATGATCCGGCCACTCGCGGAAGACACCGCGACCCAGGCGCTCCCGCTGCGCCTCTTCCAGGACGTGCAGGACAAGCGTCACGCGAAGCGCCTACAGGACGAGCTCGAGCTCGTCGAGTCGGGCCTTGCTGAGCAGCTCTCGTTCGCCTCGCCGATCGCAGACGCGCCGGGCCGCTATCTCATGGAGGCGGGCGGCAAGCGGATCCGGCCGTTGCTGACCCTCCTCACGAGCGAGCTGGGAGAGGGCCCCAACGAGCTCGTGCGCCGCGCGGCACAGGCCATCGAGATGACGCATCTCGCGTCGCTCTACCACGACGACGTCATGGACGACGCGAAGCTGCGCCGGGGCGTGCCCGCCGCGCAGGCGGTCTGGGGCAACAACGTCGCGATCCTGGCCGGGGACCTGCTGTTCGCGCGCGCCTCGACCCTAGTGTCGGGCATGGGCGAGGAGGCGATCCTGTTGCAGGCACGCACCTTCGAGCGCCTGTGCCTTGGTCAGCTCCACGAGACGGTCGGTCCGCAGGAGGGTGACGACGCGATCGCCCACTACATCCAGGTGCTCGCGGACAAGACGGGTGCGTTGATCGCGACCGCGGCCCGCATGGGCGTCATGTTTTCGGGTGCCCCGGCGGAGTACGCCGACCCGGTGACCGAGTACGGCGAGAAGATCGGCGTCGCCTTCCAGCTCGTCGACGACGTCATTGACCTCTCGCCCCAGGCCGAGCGGACGGGCAAGCGAGCCGGGACGGACCTACGCGCGGGCGTCGCGACGCTCCCGATCTTGCTGCTGCGCGAGCGCGCCCCGCAGGATCCCGAGGCGGCAGCGCTGCTCGCCCGCATCGATGCCGGCCTCGCACAGATCGAAGCTGGCGCCGACACCTCGGTGCTGGACCCGGAGGTCATCGCGCTGCGCGAACATGCCGTGACCCAGGAGACCGCGGACACCGCCCGGCAGTGGGCCGCCGACGCCGTGGCTGCCCTGGCCCCGTTGCCGCGCTCCGCCGTCACGCGCGCGCTCGCTCGCATGGCCGATTCCATCGTCGAACGCGAAGGCTAG
- a CDS encoding FAD-dependent oxidoreductase: MTEAAPNPMRVAIVGAGPAGIYAADLLQKAERDFEVSIDLFDQLPAPYGLVRYGVSPDHPRIKGIINALRDVLDNGGIRFFGNVRYGVDLQLADLERHYHAVIFSTGAIRDAALDIPGIDAEGSYGAADFVSWFDGHPDVPRTWPLDARQVAVIGNGNVALDVSRMLIKHADDLLVTEIPDNVYEGLKANPIEEVHVFGRRGPSYVKFTPLELRELGEVRDVDVVIDERDFDREDAYADELVTKNKQALVMTRIFGKWRAEQAEREAAGGPGASRRLFLHFWSKPVAVVAPDGRVEGLKIERTAPDGHGGVVDTGEFEVVPVQSLYRAVGYFGSPLDAIPFDDARGVIPNDRGRALDESGEQIPGVYATGWIKRGPIGLIGHTKSDALETLESLIADRENLWRPTDPSIEAIPALLEERQVPVTTIEGWQRLDEHELGLGEAADRTRIKVVSREEMTRVSRGE; encoded by the coding sequence ATGACTGAAGCCGCACCGAACCCGATGCGAGTGGCGATCGTGGGTGCCGGCCCGGCTGGCATCTATGCCGCCGACCTACTGCAGAAGGCCGAGCGCGACTTCGAGGTCTCGATCGACCTCTTCGACCAGCTCCCCGCGCCCTACGGACTTGTGCGCTACGGCGTCTCGCCCGACCACCCGCGTATCAAGGGCATCATCAACGCCCTGCGCGACGTGCTCGACAACGGCGGGATCCGCTTCTTTGGAAACGTTCGCTACGGTGTCGACCTGCAGCTCGCCGACCTCGAGCGCCACTATCACGCGGTGATCTTCTCGACCGGCGCCATTCGCGACGCGGCCCTCGATATTCCGGGTATCGATGCCGAAGGATCGTACGGCGCCGCCGACTTCGTGAGCTGGTTCGACGGGCACCCTGACGTGCCCCGCACCTGGCCGCTTGACGCCCGCCAGGTCGCCGTCATCGGCAACGGAAACGTGGCGCTTGACGTCTCGCGCATGCTCATCAAGCACGCGGACGACCTGCTGGTCACCGAGATTCCCGACAACGTCTACGAGGGGCTGAAGGCGAACCCCATCGAAGAGGTGCACGTCTTCGGCCGCCGCGGTCCCTCCTACGTGAAGTTCACGCCGCTTGAGCTGCGCGAGCTGGGCGAGGTGCGCGATGTCGACGTCGTGATCGACGAGCGCGATTTCGATCGCGAGGACGCGTATGCGGACGAGCTCGTGACGAAGAACAAGCAGGCCCTCGTGATGACCCGCATCTTTGGCAAGTGGCGCGCGGAGCAGGCCGAGCGCGAGGCCGCTGGCGGGCCTGGCGCGAGCCGCCGTCTCTTCCTTCACTTCTGGTCGAAGCCGGTCGCCGTCGTCGCCCCGGACGGCCGCGTCGAGGGTCTCAAGATCGAACGCACGGCCCCCGACGGGCACGGCGGCGTCGTCGATACCGGCGAGTTCGAGGTTGTCCCGGTGCAGTCGCTGTACCGCGCCGTCGGCTACTTCGGGTCCCCGCTCGACGCGATCCCGTTCGACGACGCGCGTGGCGTGATCCCGAATGACCGCGGCCGCGCGCTCGACGAGTCGGGAGAACAGATCCCCGGCGTCTATGCGACCGGCTGGATCAAGCGCGGCCCGATCGGCCTGATTGGGCACACGAAGTCTGATGCCCTCGAGACACTCGAGAGCCTCATCGCCGACCGCGAGAACCTGTGGCGTCCGACCGACCCGAGCATCGAGGCGATTCCGGCGCTGCTTGAGGAGCGCCAGGTCCCCGTGACGACGATCGAGGGCTGGCAGCGTCTCGACGAGCACGAGCTCGGCCTCGGTGAGGCGGCGGACCGCACCCGCATTAAGGTCGTCTCGCGCGAAGAGATGACCCGAGTTTCCCGCGGCGAGTAG